TGGCCTTGGAAACTCAAAGCACCGCCGAGCACAGGGTTTTACCTGTCTCCCCTGGCAGCAGTTTAGGATCCCCACGTGCGCTGAGACATTGGTTCCAGCGCCGTGAAGCTGTCACGGCACCGGTCCGgtcaggaagggagagaaagtggAGCAGTGGCCACAGCATGCACTCGGCAAAGCTGGGCAACCCGATGCAGGGCCGAGTGCCGGCGAAGCGCCATGTGCACCTGCCTGGCGCCTCCTCGCCCCACGGGGGCTTCCTGTCCCTGCCACGGGACGCCAGCTGGACAACACTTGAAAGACGTTCCATCAACGGTGTCTATTATCTGAGCATCTCATCCCAAACAAATATTCTTTCCTCTCAACTTAAAATAAAGGAGACATGAAAGGAACAGATTGTGTCTAATTTTCATTTCAGGGTATCAGAAAAACCAAGCCCATTTTCCATTTAAGCGGTCCGCACTCTCTCAGTAAGCTCTCAATAACACTCTGGCAACTCAAAAACTATCATCCCCAGGGAAACGGGTCAAAAGCTGACCTCAGGCACTGTCAGGGTCGAGGGCACCTGAATTGTGCTAACCACCCACCTGGTGCTCATGGAGTCCCACCCCACAGCCCCCAAGCCTGTGCCAAACCTGCCCCACAGTTCAGCTGTGACCACGGACATCTGGCATCAGGGACATGGTGAATACACCTCTGGTCTCTGTTGAcagatgttttcttcttttacatTTCCCACCTACAACATCTCGGcgtcatttgttttattttgctttagcGAGCTTCAATTAATTCGAATCACATTTTGTAACATACCCAAGGGCAGGGGAGCAGAATATCCTTCCCAATGAAAAACACAAGCCTGTATTTTTGGTCAAATGTGCTCAGACTCGTTTTTAGACTTTTAAGCATGGGGTTAATCATACCCGACAGTATATCCCAGACATGAGTCAAAAATACTTTTGAAGTAAAACTTAAAGTTGATACGGTTTGGCTGCCAGGTACAATAAGGCATGATCCGTGCCACCTGTTACAGAGGGAGCATGCCATCTCTGGGACAAAGGCACCTAGGATACTTCTCCCTCTAGGGTGGAATAAACTCATGGGTCTCAAGAAATAGCAGCCCTGTGGACACCATAGTAAAACCCAGCCAGAGGCCGCTTGCGCTGGTAAACAACTACTAACCAGGAGACTGCAGGCGGGCAGGAGCCACCTGTGGCCGCCACGGGGGTCAGATGCCCTGAAGTGGCGGCACCATGAAGTCTATGCAGGAAGGAGCAGGTGCAAGTGAAGGAAGCATCACTGTCCTCAGGGCCCACCTCAGACAGCCAGGCACACCTTACCAGGCACCAGCCCCTATTTCCACGGTCACTGCTTTGTCCTTTATAAACAGAAAATGCAATAAACCATATTTAATATCTCCACCTCCCTAGGAAACCAACACAGCTTCTGTATGGAATTGAACACAGTGCAGGTGCCATATGGCAGGCTGTCGGCCACTCAGTGACTGTGGACACTCATAAAGAGGCCCACAGCTGAGTAACAGTGGCACAGCCCTTGGTCTTTTCCCAACGCATGCAACTCACGCCATAGTTGCAGGTGTTGAAGTTTCCCCAAGTCTCTTCCTAAATCCCAAGCTTTTGACCGACACGGGGCTTGCTCTCAACAGTACCTCGTCAACACAAGGCCCCGTGGatggcagggtggaggggattaTGGGTGCTGAGATTTTTAACAAGCTGAGTTTGGGGGCAGCGCATTCTGCACCCTAATGAGTTTCATTCACACGGGCCCGACCCACGCCCAGCACAAACCAGCACTTCCCAAGCAGGAAGAGGCGCAGAAGATCCAGCCCAGACACCCTCTCACGGCCGTGTGCATGCGCACTGGGGACCAGGCACAGATGACAGAGCCCAGCAGGGACGGCCGCAGGGACCCCAGTCCACGCTACAGCTGTGGGGCCAGTCAAAATAAATCCACAGGGGGACTGAAGGTCAGCTCCTCAGTTGGACCTTCTTGGTTAAAGACCCCTCTCTGGGAAGCATCACTGTCATGATCCGGGACCCAGtgaccctctccaccctctcCACCCTGGGCCAGCACAGAACAGACTGCCAGAATGGACAAAGCTTTCCTCCCGGAGGACAGACGGGCCCTGGAAGGACCATCCCAACAGCCGCCCCAGATGTGTTGAACCTCCTACATGTCTACACAACCAACCACCCCCATATCTACTTCCCACATGTCTACACAACCAACCACCCCCACATCTACTTCCCACATGTCTACACAACCAACCACCCCCACATCTACTTCCCACATGTCTACACAACCAACCACCCCCACATCTACTTCCCACATGTCTACACAACCAACCACCCCCACATCTACTTCCTACATGTCTACAGACACTGACCCTATATCTCCTTCGTGCACATCTACACAGACACCAACATGTCTACACCGACATCCACCCCATGTCTATTTCCTGTATGTCTACACATCCACCCCCATGTCTACCTCCTACACATGTACACTGAAATCCATCCCACACCAACCTGCATACCTACCCCCTGCATGTCTACACAGACACCCACCCCTTTCCTAGAGCCTTCTGTCAGGGCTTGGTCTTATCTTCCAGAGTGTTCTGTGTGCCCTCTGGTAGGTGGCCTTCCCTATGGTGGAACCCAGACCTGGGAAGAAGAGCGGGATCCCCCTCCTCTGAGTGCTGAAACAACACTCCAGGGGCCCGACTTCACCCAGGCCACAGGCTGCCCTGACATGCCCATGTGCCCTGTGCGCATTCCCACAGGGCTTCTCCACTCTCCTCGCCTCCCTGGAGCTCCATCACCACCTCTGGTTCCGACTCTCTGAAGCCGACTCTCCCCAACGTGGCCGATCTGGTCTGTGACCCCTGGTCTAGCTGGTCAAGGTTCCTCTTAACAAGGAAGGGCAGGAGAGGGTAAGGAGCAACAACTCCGCTCTGTCACCGGAAGCTCACCCAGTGACTTCCACTTCCATCTCACGGTCTGCTGGCGCCAGGAGGCTGGCCGTGCAGTCTTGGAACAGCCATGCCACTCCCAGCAGAATCACTGACTGCTCCCTAAGAACAAAGACTCCTGCATTTTGGTTGTTTGGCAATTAGCAGTCGCTACCATGGCCTCGTTAAAATAATGATATTCTCCTGAACTAAGGTAAGAAGAAAGCCTGCTCAATCCCTCGAGCTGCCAGGAGGTGGTGGTTTGCTCTGCAGTGTGTAACatcccctagatcagtggttctcaacctgtgggtcgtgacccctttggcggttgaacgaccctctcacaggggtcgtttgaaaatacatcctgcatatcagatatttacattatgattcataacagtagcaaaattacagttatgaagtagcaacgaaaatcattttatggttgggggtcaccacaacatgaggcactgtattaaagggtcgcggcattaggaaggttgagaaccactgccctagatgctGAGGTACAGCACGCCTGGCTCACGTGTGCCCAGTTCTTCCCACTTACCAGATCTGTCCCACATTGACCAGGGACATGTAGAGGACCCAGAGCGCAGTCATGAGAACCATATTGGCACAGCCGGTAATCAGGATGAAAGATGAGATGCCCAACCCGAGCAGTGCGAGGGCATCCAGGTTGGAGTCCATGTGTGACCAGTCCAGCAGCCAGAGGATTGTGGGGGCATAGCTCACGGCGTCCCAGCCAACCTGCCCCTGGAAGTGCTGCTGCACACTCTTCAGGTACACCCTGCAGGGCAGGAGTCCTCTGTCCCCGATCAGCTGCTTGTTCTGATGAAAAGCCACCAAGAATGCCACAactggaagaaaaaggaaaggataaAAGGAATATGAGTAGGAACACACCATCTGTGGACACCAATGGGTGCTTTTGCAACGTGTGGGGACTCAGCTGGGCAAGATGAGGCAGAGTCTGACCAACGGTTTGGAACCAAAGCATGAACTCAGGGTCTGAGTATTTCtcaaaatttggggggaaattttgGAAGACCCAACCTGGAGAAGTCATGTGTACATgtttatatacctatatataccTACTTATACAcattgtatatgtgtacatacagTGTATATATACACGTATTTATGATGGGAATGCTGGTCTGTGACCCCTGATACTAGCTGGTCAAGATTCCTCTTAACAAGGAAGGGACAGGAGAGGGTAAGGACCAACAGGCATTCCCATCACAAATACATCCTAATAACCCATGAGTCTGACCAATGGTGCTACTCCTGGAACTACCCACAGTGTTTGAAGCTTATGATAATGTTCACATGTAAGTCAGGATTGTCCTCCATTCAAACCACAAGTTTCTGAATTAGCTTCTAACAACTCCCACTCCTATGAGAGCACAGTCACGTCCTCTGGACTTCAGTGTTTGCACAGAGATGCCACAGGGAGAGCGCAGCCCTCCTGTTTGTGACCGTGAAGAGCAGGGACACCAAGAGAGGAAAGGCAAGTAAAAGGCAGTTCCATAGAGAGTGCTGGGGTGACAGTGAGACGCCGCTGGGTAGAGAACACACTCACACTGAAGGAGGCACAAGCTGCACTTTGTGTCAAGCTAAACAACACTGCGTTCGATCGTGAATAAAAATGCATCCGAGGCAGCAGAGATTGAGATGGAGAACATGGTGGTGGGTTAGGCTCACAGGTGTAACAGTCAGCACCTGCCCTTTCAGGAAAGTGGGCACCCCTGGTCCTGGTCCAAAGCACACAGCAACAATGAACTGTGTGTTTACAGCATAAGTGAAGCAAAATAGGTAAGAAACAGCACAAAGGCTGAAGGGAGATACTGGAAATATGCTGTTAGAAGGACCTTACACTACACAGAAAGTGCAGACTAGTATGTGAAGGTAGACTCAGACTAACTTAGTATGTATTATATTGTAAATCCTGTGGGAGAgcgaaaaaatgtttaaaacaattcTAAAGGACTAAATCAATGCagatactaaaataaaataataaaaaatgctcATTTAAGCAGAAAGAAAGCAGGGAAAAAGCAACAAAGATAGgaagaacaaatagaaaataactaGCAAAATGGTAGACTTTAATCCATCACTTTAACTGGAAATGTTCTAAACACATCAGCAAACATAGAAATTGTCAGATTGAATAAAAAACAGGACCCAGGTCTATTCTGCTTATACAaaatccactttaaatataaagacattgGTAGGTTACAAGTAAAGGCACAGAAAAAGATATCATGCAAATGCTAATCCAAAGAAGCTGGATGGCTTTAtcaatatcagacaaaatagatgtAAAAGCAAGAAATGACAAAAAAGGGCATTGCATAGTGATAAGGGATCAACAAATGGCTATTTAATACTAAGTGTGCATGAATCTAACAACAAAgcatatgtataaataaaatgaactaacctagtacatatatgtatatattctctACACATACTAGTATTAACTTGACCCAACTGACACAGATTGCTATACAGTATAAAAAAGCAAGACACAACTATATGACATATTTAGAGCACTCTACTTAACagcaacatatatatatatatatatatatgtaattttcaaGTATACATGGAACATTAAGACACACCACAGTATGCTGGTTCAATTCTCCATCATGGCACATGCTtggatttcaggctcgatccctggtagggggcaagcaggaggcagccaatagatgccCTGCTTTCACAtggatctttctctttctccctcttccttcctctctctctaaaaatcaataaaaacatatttttaaaaaaccaagtcattagccctagctggtttgactcagtggacagagtgtcggcctgccaaccgaagggtcccaagtttgattccagtcaagggcacatgcccggattgcgggctcgatccctgtagggcagtggttctcaaccttcctaatgccgcgaccctttaatacagttcctcatgttgtggtgacccccaaccataaaatgattttcgttgctacttcataactgtaattttgctactgttatgaatcataatgtaaatatctgatatgcaggatgtattttcattgttacaaattgaacataattaaagcatagtgattaatcacaaaaacaatatgtaattatatatgtgttttctgatggtcttaggcgacccctgtgaaagggtcgttcgacctccaaaggggtcgcgacccacaggttgagaaccgctgctgtaggggatgtgcaggtagcagccgatcaatgattcttcctcttcattaatctttctatttctccctccctctcccttcctctctgaaatcaatttttttaaaaaagggaaacattGTTACTGATCCCacagacattaaaaagataataaaggaaCACTATAATCTCTCTAAGATCATAAATTTGACAATTCTGATGAAATATACCAATTACTTGGAAGACAAACTACTAAaactcacaaaagaaaaaaagataatatatcaCAACAATTGCATCTCAGAAATGCAAGGCTGGCTTAATATTCAAAATTGATCAATGTAGTTCGCCACACTAACACTAAATAAAAGCAGCCCATATG
This is a stretch of genomic DNA from Myotis daubentonii chromosome 4, mMyoDau2.1, whole genome shotgun sequence. It encodes these proteins:
- the LOC132232877 gene encoding lipase maturation factor 1-like, which translates into the protein MPREGPAMAAPGEQLRRRKAADAGQVPATPPGPGHDPAGCPAGLRAGTFWLTRIVLLRALAFVYFVAFLVAFHQNKQLIGDRGLLPCRVYLKSVQQHFQGQVGWDAVSYAPTILWLLDWSHMDSNLDALALLGLGISSFILITGCANMVLMTALWVLYMSLVNVGQIWYSFGK